Proteins encoded in a region of the Vicia villosa cultivar HV-30 ecotype Madison, WI linkage group LG5, Vvil1.0, whole genome shotgun sequence genome:
- the LOC131607222 gene encoding zinc finger CCCH domain-containing protein 61-like, with protein sequence MSSVLCEEQQKLLLNLKKSLTMRDNIIDNIPPRKLLTRRQSTNTSADMFSEEDPYSSDHFRMYEFKIRRCTRSRSHDWTDCPFAHPGEKARRRDPLRFQYSGEVCPDYRRGNCDRGDACEFSHGVFESWLHPSRYRTEACKDGKNCKRKICFFAHTPRQLRVLLLPPPPSPPPQNNVKNCCSFCHCCSNSSSSSPTSTLLSGPYFSSANSPPLSPLSNSNPKDVHVLSELIRSMESFNFGGDDSPVSAGKYYSSSGSTSSKFLREEQRINVVDDDVSANPDFGWVNELLM encoded by the coding sequence atgaGCAGTGTACTTTGTGAAGAGCAACAAAAGCTTCTTCTTAACCTCAAAAAATCTCTCACTATGAGAGACAACATTATCGACAACATCCCACCAAGAAAGCTCCTCACCCGCCGACAATCCACCAACACCTCCGCCGACATGTTTTCCGAGGAAGATCCCTATTCCTCCGACCACTTCCGCATGTACGAGTTCAAAATCCGCCGATGCACACGCAGCCGCAGCCACGACTGGACCGACTGTCCCTTCGCTCACCCCGGCGAAAAGGCTCGCCGCCGCGACCCTCTCCGGTTTCAATATTCCGGTGAGGTTTGTCCTGACTACCGCCGCGGAAACTGCGACCGCGGCGACGCGTGTGAATTTTCACACGGCGTTTTTGAGAGCTGGTTGCACCCTTCGAGATACAGAACTGAAGCGTGTAAAGATGGTAAGAATTGTAAGAGGAAGATTTGCTTTTTTGCTCATACACCCCGTCAACTCAGGGTTTTGCTTTTGCCACCTCCTCCTTCGCCTCCTCCTCAGAACAACgttaagaactgttgttcttttTGTCATTGCTGTtctaattcttcttcttcttcacccaCTTCAACTTTGTTGAGTGGACCTTATTTTTCTTCTGCGAATTCGCCACCTTTGTCGCCTTTGTCGAATTCAAATCCTAAAGATGTGCATGTTCTTAGCGAGCTTATTCGATCTATGGAGAGTTTCAATTTTGGTGGTGATGATTCTCCTGTTTCTGCTGGAAAATATTATAGTTCAAGTGGTAGTACTAGTAGCAAGTTTTTGAGGGAAGAACAAAGGATTAacgttgttgatgatgatgttagTGCCAACCCAGATTTTGGGTGGGTGAATGAGTTGCTCATGTAG